Proteins encoded in a region of the Sphingomonas sp. OV641 genome:
- a CDS encoding rod shape-determining protein, translated as MAFSRFFKFMSHDMAIDLGTANTVVYLRGRGIVLNEPSVVAVETINGIKKVKAVGEDAKLMMGKTPGNIEAIRPLRDGVIADIDVAEQMIKSFIYKVHGQRKFMRWPEIVICVPSGSTKVERRAIRDAASNAGASRVWLIEETMAAAIGADMPVTEPIGSMVVDIGGGTTEVAVLSLRGLAYTTSVRVGGDKMDEAIVSYVRRNHNLLIGEATAERIKQEVGIAKPPVDGVGVTIHIKGRDLVNGVPKEIQINQGQIAEALSEPVATIVEGVRVALENTAPELAADIVDQGIVLTGGGALLQGLDEVLRDETGLPVTVAEEPLTCVALGTGRALEDPMYRGVLQNG; from the coding sequence ATGGCCTTCTCGCGTTTCTTCAAGTTCATGTCGCATGACATGGCCATCGACCTCGGGACCGCGAACACGGTCGTCTATCTGCGCGGCCGCGGCATTGTGCTCAACGAGCCGTCCGTGGTCGCGGTCGAGACGATCAACGGTATCAAGAAGGTGAAGGCGGTCGGCGAGGACGCCAAGCTGATGATGGGCAAGACGCCCGGCAACATCGAGGCGATCCGCCCGTTGCGGGACGGCGTGATCGCCGACATCGACGTCGCCGAACAGATGATCAAGAGCTTCATCTATAAGGTGCACGGACAGCGTAAGTTCATGCGTTGGCCCGAGATCGTGATCTGCGTTCCCTCGGGCTCGACCAAGGTTGAGCGTCGCGCGATCCGCGATGCCGCATCTAATGCGGGTGCCAGCCGCGTGTGGCTGATCGAGGAGACCATGGCGGCCGCGATCGGCGCGGACATGCCGGTGACCGAGCCGATCGGCAGCATGGTGGTGGACATCGGTGGCGGCACGACGGAAGTGGCCGTGCTGTCGCTCCGTGGACTTGCCTATACCACCAGCGTGCGCGTGGGCGGTGACAAGATGGACGAGGCTATCGTCAGCTATGTCCGTCGGAACCACAATCTCCTGATCGGCGAAGCGACGGCTGAGCGAATCAAGCAGGAGGTCGGCATCGCAAAGCCGCCGGTCGACGGCGTGGGCGTCACCATCCACATCAAGGGCCGTGATCTCGTGAACGGCGTGCCCAAGGAAATCCAGATCAACCAGGGCCAGATCGCCGAGGCGCTGAGCGAACCGGTCGCTACCATCGTGGAAGGCGTCCGCGTGGCACTGGAAAACACGGCGCCTGAGCTCGCGGCCGACATCGTCGATCAGGGCATCGTGCTGACCGGCGGCGGCGCCCTGCTTCAGGGGCTGGACGAGGTGCTTCGCGATGAGACGGGCCTTCCCGTCACTGTTGCCGAGGAGCCGCTCACCTGTGTGGCCTTGGGCACCGGCCGTGCGCTGGAGGATCCCATGTATCGCGGCGTGCTTCAGAACGGCTGA
- the mutL gene encoding DNA mismatch repair endonuclease MutL, giving the protein MSIRRLPEHLINRIAAGEVVERPASALKELVENAIDAGASRIVVRLADGGIGRVEVADDGCGMRPDEMALAVERHATSKLPGDDIDQVLTMGFRGEALPSIASVARLTLESRVRGADGWSRAIDNGVLAAEGPAALPPGTRVIVEGLFERVPARRKFLRSGRSEYAACLDVVRRLAMARPDIIFTVEHDGRRVLAALQAEDRPARVASLTDRALKENSVAIDMAREGVVLGGVAGLPTFHRGVADHQYLFVNGRPVKDRLLIGAIRGAYAEMMPRDRHAVVALFLDLPSDQVDVNVHPAKTEVRFRDPAMIRGLIVSGLRRALDEAGHRVVQRAPEDVLAGFAAGLSAGVGQRLVTADPFGEAGQPVGQQFAGSMVRDQRPTFFSPPPQARGEPAVALPPDVQAHPLGVARGQVAKTYIVAEAEDGLVIVDQHAAHERLVLERMRAALANGRVSGQALLIPEVVELDETCCDRLEGRIAELAELGLELERFGPRAMLVRATPALLGSGDPSGLVRDLADELAAFDEALSLRERLDAVAGTMACHGSVRAGRILSIAEMNALLREMEVTPHSGQCNHGRPTWVKMPLEQIEKLFGRK; this is encoded by the coding sequence GTGTCAATACGCCGCCTGCCCGAACATCTCATCAATCGTATCGCCGCCGGTGAAGTGGTGGAAAGACCGGCCAGCGCGTTGAAAGAGCTGGTTGAGAACGCCATCGACGCTGGAGCGAGCCGGATCGTCGTTCGCCTGGCCGATGGCGGCATCGGCCGCGTCGAAGTGGCCGACGACGGATGCGGAATGCGACCCGACGAAATGGCGCTCGCGGTGGAGCGCCATGCTACTTCAAAGTTGCCCGGAGACGACATCGATCAGGTGCTTACCATGGGGTTTCGGGGGGAGGCACTCCCCTCCATTGCGAGTGTTGCGCGGCTCACACTGGAAAGCCGGGTGCGAGGGGCTGACGGTTGGAGTCGCGCGATCGACAATGGCGTTCTCGCCGCCGAGGGCCCAGCCGCGCTCCCCCCGGGTACACGCGTCATAGTGGAGGGCCTGTTCGAACGTGTTCCGGCACGGCGCAAGTTCCTGCGATCGGGCCGGAGCGAATATGCCGCATGCCTCGATGTGGTCCGTCGGCTCGCGATGGCGCGCCCCGACATCATCTTCACCGTGGAGCATGATGGGCGGCGGGTGCTCGCCGCGTTGCAGGCCGAGGATCGTCCGGCGCGAGTGGCTTCGCTGACGGATCGGGCGCTGAAGGAGAACAGCGTCGCCATCGATATGGCTAGGGAAGGGGTGGTGCTTGGCGGTGTCGCCGGGTTGCCCACCTTCCACCGGGGCGTCGCCGACCATCAGTACCTGTTCGTTAATGGCCGGCCTGTGAAGGACCGTTTGCTTATTGGTGCAATCCGCGGCGCCTATGCCGAGATGATGCCGCGCGATCGGCATGCTGTCGTTGCGCTATTCCTTGATCTGCCCTCTGATCAGGTCGACGTGAACGTGCATCCCGCGAAGACCGAGGTGCGGTTCCGCGATCCTGCGATGATCCGGGGATTGATCGTTTCCGGCCTGCGACGCGCGCTGGATGAAGCAGGACACCGAGTGGTCCAACGCGCGCCCGAGGACGTGCTGGCGGGGTTCGCCGCCGGGTTGAGCGCGGGCGTGGGTCAGCGCTTGGTGACCGCAGATCCCTTTGGCGAGGCGGGGCAACCGGTCGGTCAGCAATTTGCCGGCAGCATGGTGCGGGACCAGCGCCCGACCTTCTTCTCCCCTCCGCCGCAGGCACGCGGAGAGCCTGCCGTGGCCCTGCCCCCCGATGTGCAAGCGCATCCCTTAGGCGTGGCGAGGGGGCAAGTCGCGAAAACCTATATCGTCGCCGAGGCAGAGGACGGGCTTGTCATTGTCGACCAGCATGCGGCACACGAACGGCTGGTGCTGGAGCGGATGCGAGCCGCGCTGGCCAACGGGCGGGTGAGCGGGCAGGCATTGCTGATCCCGGAGGTCGTCGAACTCGACGAGACCTGTTGCGACCGCCTGGAGGGCAGGATTGCGGAACTGGCGGAATTGGGGCTTGAGCTTGAGCGGTTCGGGCCCCGTGCGATGCTGGTTCGTGCCACCCCGGCCTTGCTCGGCAGCGGAGATCCCTCGGGGTTGGTGCGCGACCTTGCGGACGAACTGGCCGCCTTCGACGAGGCGCTGTCGCTGCGCGAGCGCCTGGATGCAGTCGCGGGAACAATGGCGTGTCATGGTTCTGTCCGCGCCGGACGGATCCTGTCGATTGCCGAGATGAACGCGTTGCTTCGCGAGATGGAAGTGACGCCGCACTCAGGGCAATGCAATCATGGTCGGCCAACCTGGGTCAAAATGCCGCTGGAGCAGATCGAGAAGCTTTTCGGCAGGAAGTGA
- a CDS encoding organic hydroperoxide resistance protein: MSTLYSTKVTATGGRSGSVRSEDGILDLSLAMPKELGGMGGATNPEQLFAAGYAACFENAVIHVTRAQADRVRDGDIEVVGEVGLLPGSGGGFNLAVTLDVTIAGVDQAKAEEIVKAAHAVCPYSNAVTGNVDVTLNVAIR; this comes from the coding sequence ATGAGCACGCTTTACTCGACAAAGGTAACTGCAACGGGTGGTCGCAGCGGATCCGTCCGCAGTGAAGACGGCATTCTCGATCTCTCGCTCGCCATGCCGAAAGAGTTGGGCGGCATGGGTGGCGCAACCAATCCGGAGCAGCTATTCGCAGCAGGATATGCTGCCTGTTTCGAAAACGCTGTGATTCACGTGACCCGTGCTCAGGCAGACCGGGTGCGGGATGGTGACATCGAGGTGGTAGGTGAGGTTGGCCTGCTTCCGGGTAGCGGTGGCGGCTTCAACCTGGCCGTGACTTTGGACGTCACCATCGCCGGCGTGGATCAGGCGAAGGCGGAAGAAATCGTCAAGGCCGCGCATGCGGTGTGCCCATATTCGAACGCAGTGACAGGCAACGTGGACGTCACGTTGAACGTCGCGATCCGATGA
- a CDS encoding MarR family winged helix-turn-helix transcriptional regulator, whose amino-acid sequence MSDKVAVNGNDPLRLDRQVCFPLYAATNLINRLYTPVLRNLGLTYPQYLVLLVLWEEEPQTVGALGARLFLDSGTLTPLLKRMEGNGLLDRRRDAADERRVLITLTEKGRALRETALHVPDTMADGYDPAGLEELRERVTALVAILAQHDGRGRSEDGA is encoded by the coding sequence ATGAGTGACAAGGTGGCGGTTAATGGGAATGATCCGCTTCGGTTGGATCGGCAAGTATGCTTTCCCCTTTATGCCGCCACCAACCTCATCAATCGGCTCTACACGCCTGTTTTGCGTAATCTGGGGCTCACCTATCCGCAGTACCTAGTGCTCCTGGTTCTGTGGGAGGAAGAACCGCAGACCGTAGGTGCCCTTGGTGCTCGACTATTTCTCGACAGCGGCACGCTCACCCCCTTGCTCAAGCGGATGGAAGGCAACGGGCTCCTCGATAGGCGCCGGGACGCTGCCGACGAGCGACGTGTCCTCATCACGCTAACCGAAAAGGGCCGCGCCTTGCGTGAGACTGCGCTTCATGTGCCGGATACGATGGCGGATGGCTATGATCCGGCGGGCCTGGAAGAATTGCGTGAGCGTGTCACAGCGCTCGTCGCGATCCTGGCACAACATGACGGACGGGGACGTTCCGAGGATGGCGCTTGA
- a CDS encoding ABC transporter ATP-binding protein, with the protein MKLLIDAMTSADRIRSLVYTALALFLSLVVLESLLQRLAAMTLGHATVVSGVGIRLDMVDYLTGHQMPFFQNQRAGSLGHRISGLAGIFGAIIHRLLQEVTPPLIAFVGAMIIFVAIDPIMAAVLGGIFVFVTIGLVLLGFRGHVHHKAFAEHAGTVGGELVDLIGNIWVVKAFAAGEREISRLREFMDDEAVAQRRGWFFVERMRGLHDLSLAIFVGGTLIWAIGRWSSGAITTGDVVIISTMTFRILHGSRDLAMALIDVSQQFSYLRETLDIIGVPQTLNDAPGAARLRVGEGRVEFSHVTFGYDPRHPVLHDLTLEIPAGQKVGIVGPSGAGKSSLLQLAQRFHDPQAGHVAIDGQRVDSVTQESLRDAIAVVPQEVLLFHRSVMENIRFAHPEADDEEVFRAAEAAGCDDFIRRLPRGYDSIVGERGTNLSGGQRQRIGIARAFLKNARIVLLDEATSALDSESELEVQNGLEALIQNRTVIAVAHRLSTVANFDRVVVLSEGRIIEDGPPQQLLRRPGGAFRQLWVMQVEGMDRSSGISAAGERLRALSERSRARVQQMVRSAWQSRTDRP; encoded by the coding sequence ATGAAGCTGTTGATCGATGCGATGACGAGCGCCGATCGCATTCGCTCGCTTGTTTATACTGCTTTGGCCCTGTTCCTGAGCCTCGTCGTTCTGGAAAGCCTGCTCCAGCGCCTCGCCGCGATGACCCTAGGACATGCCACCGTTGTCTCTGGGGTCGGCATCCGACTGGACATGGTGGATTACCTGACCGGCCATCAGATGCCGTTCTTCCAGAACCAGCGCGCTGGCTCGCTCGGCCATCGGATCTCCGGGCTTGCCGGTATCTTCGGCGCGATCATTCATCGGCTGCTGCAGGAAGTGACACCACCGCTGATCGCCTTTGTCGGTGCCATGATCATCTTCGTGGCGATCGACCCGATCATGGCGGCAGTGCTGGGCGGCATCTTTGTTTTCGTAACGATCGGTCTCGTGCTGCTCGGATTCCGGGGGCACGTGCACCACAAGGCGTTTGCAGAGCACGCGGGCACCGTCGGCGGCGAACTTGTGGACCTGATCGGCAACATCTGGGTCGTAAAAGCATTCGCCGCGGGCGAGCGTGAGATTTCGCGGCTGCGCGAGTTCATGGATGATGAGGCGGTGGCACAGCGCCGCGGCTGGTTCTTTGTCGAGCGGATGCGCGGTCTGCACGATCTGTCGCTGGCCATATTCGTGGGTGGCACGCTGATCTGGGCCATTGGGCGATGGTCAAGCGGCGCGATCACCACGGGCGATGTCGTGATCATCAGCACGATGACCTTCCGCATTCTTCATGGTTCGCGCGATCTGGCAATGGCGTTGATCGATGTCAGCCAACAGTTCAGCTATTTGCGCGAAACGCTCGACATCATCGGCGTGCCCCAAACGCTGAACGACGCTCCCGGCGCAGCGCGTCTCCGGGTGGGTGAGGGCAGAGTGGAATTCAGCCATGTCACATTCGGCTATGATCCGCGCCACCCCGTCCTTCATGATCTCACGCTCGAGATCCCGGCGGGGCAGAAAGTGGGCATCGTCGGTCCGTCGGGAGCCGGGAAATCATCGCTGCTTCAGCTCGCGCAACGGTTTCACGATCCGCAGGCGGGCCATGTTGCGATCGACGGTCAACGCGTCGACTCGGTGACGCAGGAAAGCCTACGCGACGCGATCGCCGTGGTGCCGCAGGAGGTTCTGCTGTTCCACCGCTCGGTGATGGAGAACATCCGCTTCGCCCATCCGGAGGCGGATGACGAGGAGGTCTTTCGCGCCGCGGAGGCGGCCGGATGCGATGATTTTATCCGCCGCCTCCCGCGCGGCTATGACAGCATCGTAGGCGAGCGGGGCACCAACCTATCCGGGGGGCAGCGACAGCGGATTGGGATCGCACGTGCCTTCCTGAAGAACGCACGCATCGTGCTGCTGGATGAGGCGACGTCGGCACTTGATTCTGAATCGGAGCTTGAAGTTCAGAACGGGCTGGAGGCGCTGATCCAGAACCGGACGGTCATCGCGGTCGCGCATCGCCTTTCGACCGTCGCGAACTTCGACCGCGTGGTGGTGCTTTCGGAAGGTCGTATCATCGAGGACGGGCCGCCGCAGCAACTGCTGCGCCGACCGGGCGGAGCGTTCCGGCAGCTCTGGGTCATGCAGGTCGAGGGAATGGATCGATCCTCCGGCATATCGGCGGCCGGGGAGCGCCTCCGTGCGCTTTCGGAACGAAGCCGTGCGCGCGTGCAGCAGATGGTGCGCAGCGCCTGGCAGAGCAGGACAGACCGGCCCTGA
- the rplI gene encoding 50S ribosomal protein L9: MDVILLERVEKLGGIGDVVKVKDGFARNFLLPNKKALRANEANRKVFEANRARIEAENANRRGEAEKEAKSFKDASVTIIRQASNAGQLYGSVAVRDLVEVLNEAGHKVAKSAVVLDRPIKAIGVYDVRVALHPEVSVTVKVNIARSPEEAELQSQGVDVMAQVFEEGRDQGGFTEDYDANAEPGASAEAREESAQG, from the coding sequence ATGGACGTCATTCTGCTTGAGCGCGTCGAGAAGCTCGGCGGCATCGGCGACGTGGTGAAGGTGAAGGACGGGTTCGCCCGCAACTTCCTGCTGCCGAACAAGAAGGCGCTGCGCGCCAATGAAGCCAACCGCAAGGTGTTTGAGGCGAACCGCGCCCGCATCGAAGCCGAGAACGCGAACCGCCGCGGCGAGGCCGAGAAGGAAGCCAAGAGCTTCAAGGACGCATCGGTCACGATCATCCGCCAGGCGTCGAACGCCGGCCAGCTGTACGGCTCGGTTGCTGTTCGTGATCTTGTCGAGGTGTTGAACGAAGCGGGTCACAAGGTCGCCAAGTCGGCCGTTGTGCTCGATCGCCCGATCAAGGCAATCGGCGTGTACGACGTGCGCGTCGCACTGCACCCGGAAGTCTCGGTTACCGTCAAGGTCAACATCGCTCGTTCGCCGGAAGAGGCTGAGCTGCAGTCGCAGGGCGTGGACGTGATGGCGCAGGTCTTCGAAGAAGGTCGCGACCAGGGCGGCTTCACCGAGGACTATGACGCGAACGCCGAGCCTGGCGCGAGCGCAGAGGCACGCGAGGAGTCGGCGCAGGGCTGA
- the rpsR gene encoding 30S ribosomal protein S18: protein MARPFFRRRKSCPFSAKDAPRIDYKDVRLLQGFVSERGKIVPSRITSVSAKKQRELAQAIKRARHLGLLPYVVK from the coding sequence ATGGCCCGTCCCTTCTTCCGCCGCCGCAAGAGCTGCCCCTTCTCCGCGAAGGACGCCCCCCGGATCGATTACAAGGACGTGCGTCTGCTGCAGGGCTTCGTGTCCGAGCGTGGCAAGATCGTCCCGTCGCGCATCACTTCGGTGAGCGCCAAGAAGCAGCGCGAGCTCGCCCAGGCGATCAAGCGCGCCCGTCACCTGGGCCTGCTGCCCTACGTCGTTAAGTAA
- the rpsF gene encoding 30S ribosomal protein S6: MALYEHVFLARQDLAQAQVDAMAEAVTKIVEDHNGKVVKTETWGLRSLAYRMVKNRKAHYVMIEIDAPGDTVAEIERQHSINEDIIRYMTVKVDAHEQGPSVMMRKQERDRERGRRREEENA, encoded by the coding sequence ATGGCTCTGTATGAGCACGTGTTCCTTGCGCGCCAGGATTTGGCACAGGCGCAGGTGGACGCGATGGCGGAAGCCGTCACCAAGATCGTAGAAGATCACAATGGCAAGGTCGTGAAGACCGAGACCTGGGGTCTGCGCAGCCTCGCCTATCGCATGGTGAAGAATCGCAAGGCTCACTATGTGATGATCGAGATCGACGCACCGGGCGACACTGTCGCAGAGATCGAGCGTCAGCACTCCATCAACGAGGACATCATCCGCTACATGACCGTCAAGGTCGATGCGCATGAGCAGGGCCCGTCGGTGATGATGCGCAAGCAGGAGCGGGATCGCGAGCGCGGTCGCCGTCGTGAAGAGGAGAACGCATAA
- a CDS encoding RcnB family protein — MFSKIVQATIAASLIATPMIGTSAQAQSRQQERQVTTIKQRPNGTVVKKTTTVRRESNNRAWRKGQRFDRRYAANYRVVDYRQYRGRHLYAPPRGHQWVRSGNDAVLVAVGSGIVAAVLANALR; from the coding sequence ATGTTCAGCAAGATCGTTCAGGCTACCATTGCAGCCTCGCTGATCGCTACGCCGATGATCGGCACCAGCGCACAGGCGCAGTCGCGTCAGCAGGAGCGGCAGGTCACCACGATCAAGCAGCGCCCGAACGGCACCGTGGTAAAGAAGACGACGACCGTTCGCCGTGAGAGCAACAATCGCGCCTGGCGCAAGGGCCAGCGCTTCGATCGCCGCTACGCCGCCAATTATCGAGTCGTCGACTATCGCCAATATCGTGGCCGCCATCTTTACGCCCCGCCGCGCGGCCATCAGTGGGTGCGCTCCGGCAACGATGCCGTGCTGGTCGCGGTCGGCAGCGGCATCGTAGCCGCCGTCCTGGCGAATGCCCTGCGGTAA
- the fabD gene encoding ACP S-malonyltransferase, translating into MRAFIFPGQGSQAVGMGQALAAASSHAREVFGEVDEALGQNLFRLMAEGPADELTLTENAQPAIMANAIATLRVLEREGGVRLAEKADFVAGHSLGEYSALCAAGAFDLSTAARLLKLRGQAMQAAVPVGEGGMAALLGADLSTAETIAAAAAEGEVCTVANDNDPSQVVISGAKAAIDRAIALAKEHGAKRAVALPVSAPFHCPLMQPAADAMEKALAEARLSAPLVPVYANVTAAPASDPDTIRRLLVEQVTGMVRWRESVLAMVDAGVTTFVEFGGKVLTPMVKRIAPDATAVSLVTMDDVEGLLKEL; encoded by the coding sequence ATGCGAGCGTTCATCTTTCCGGGTCAGGGCAGTCAGGCCGTTGGCATGGGTCAGGCGCTGGCCGCCGCTAGTTCCCATGCACGCGAGGTCTTCGGCGAGGTCGACGAAGCATTGGGTCAGAACCTGTTCCGGCTGATGGCCGAAGGGCCCGCCGATGAACTGACGCTCACCGAAAACGCTCAGCCAGCCATTATGGCGAACGCCATCGCGACGCTGCGCGTGTTGGAAAGAGAAGGCGGCGTTCGGCTGGCCGAGAAGGCAGATTTCGTCGCCGGCCACAGCCTTGGCGAGTATAGCGCCTTATGTGCGGCGGGTGCATTCGATCTTTCCACCGCGGCACGGCTGCTGAAGCTGCGCGGGCAGGCGATGCAGGCCGCCGTGCCGGTGGGCGAGGGCGGCATGGCCGCACTGCTCGGCGCGGACCTTTCCACAGCGGAAACGATTGCCGCCGCCGCCGCCGAGGGCGAGGTCTGCACGGTTGCCAATGACAATGATCCCAGTCAGGTGGTGATCTCGGGTGCCAAGGCCGCCATTGATCGCGCCATCGCGCTGGCCAAGGAACATGGCGCCAAGCGCGCCGTGGCGCTTCCGGTATCGGCCCCATTCCACTGTCCCCTGATGCAGCCCGCCGCTGACGCGATGGAAAAGGCGCTGGCAGAGGCCCGGCTCAGCGCGCCGCTTGTTCCTGTGTACGCCAATGTCACGGCGGCACCGGCGAGCGATCCTGACACGATCCGGCGCCTGCTGGTCGAACAAGTCACCGGCATGGTGCGTTGGCGTGAGTCCGTGCTGGCGATGGTCGATGCGGGGGTCACGACCTTCGTGGAGTTCGGCGGCAAGGTACTAACGCCGATGGTGAAGCGGATCGCGCCCGATGCGACGGCGGTGAGCCTGGTAACGATGGACGATGTCGAAGGCCTGCTCAAGGAGCTGTGA
- the fabG gene encoding 3-oxoacyl-[acyl-carrier-protein] reductase has protein sequence MFDLTGMTALVTGASGGIGSAIAQALAAQGARLAVSGSNAEKLSAFCSQLGGDHVAVPANLSDASAVDGLVPAALEALGGRLDILVNNAGVTRDNLTMRMKDDEWDQVIRVNLEAAFRLMRAAAKPMMKQRFGRIVSITSVVGQTGNPGQANYAASKAGLVGMSKAIAQELASRNVTVNCVAPGFIQSAMTDVLPEAQKTALLTKIPAGDLGKGEDVAAAVVYLASREAGYVTGQTLHVNGGMAMV, from the coding sequence ATGTTTGACCTCACTGGCATGACGGCTCTGGTGACTGGAGCGTCGGGGGGCATCGGTTCTGCCATCGCGCAGGCTTTGGCCGCACAGGGCGCTCGCCTTGCCGTCTCCGGATCCAACGCGGAAAAGCTCAGCGCTTTCTGTTCGCAGCTCGGTGGCGACCATGTCGCTGTGCCGGCGAACCTGTCAGATGCGTCCGCTGTCGACGGGCTTGTTCCTGCAGCGCTCGAGGCTTTGGGTGGCCGCCTCGACATTTTGGTGAACAACGCCGGTGTCACGCGCGATAACCTGACCATGCGCATGAAGGACGACGAATGGGACCAGGTCATTCGCGTCAATCTGGAGGCCGCTTTCCGGCTCATGCGCGCCGCTGCAAAGCCGATGATGAAGCAGCGGTTTGGGCGGATTGTGTCCATCACGTCCGTCGTCGGTCAGACCGGAAATCCCGGTCAGGCAAATTATGCGGCGTCAAAAGCGGGCCTCGTCGGCATGTCCAAGGCGATCGCGCAGGAGCTTGCCAGCCGTAACGTTACGGTTAATTGCGTCGCCCCCGGCTTCATCCAATCCGCGATGACGGATGTGCTGCCGGAAGCGCAGAAAACCGCGCTTCTCACCAAGATCCCGGCAGGGGACCTGGGTAAGGGAGAAGACGTCGCGGCAGCCGTTGTCTACCTGGCATCACGAGAGGCCGGATATGTCACCGGGCAGACACTGCACGTGAATGGCGGCATGGCGATGGTCTAA
- a CDS encoding acyl carrier protein, whose product MSETADRVKKIVVEHLGVEADKVTEDASFIDDLGADSLDIVELVMAFEEEFGVEIPDDAAEKITTVRDAITYIDEHKG is encoded by the coding sequence ATGAGCGAGACCGCCGACCGCGTGAAGAAGATCGTCGTCGAGCATCTCGGCGTCGAAGCCGACAAGGTGACCGAGGACGCGAGCTTCATCGACGATCTCGGCGCGGACAGCCTCGACATCGTCGAGCTGGTGATGGCGTTCGAGGAAGAGTTCGGGGTGGAGATTCCGGACGACGCCGCGGAGAAGATCACCACCGTGCGTGATGCGATCACCTATATCGACGAGCACAAGGGCTGA
- the fabF gene encoding beta-ketoacyl-ACP synthase II translates to MRRVVVTGLGLVTPLGADVETAWANIIAGKSGAGPITRFDASDYKCRIACEVKPADHEYGFDASKRVDHKIQRQVDPFIVYGIDAAGQALEDAGLTEMSETERYRAGCSIGAGIGGLPGIESESIVRHEKGPGRVSPHFVHGRLINLISGQVSIKYGLMGPNHAVVTACSTGAHSIGDAARMIAMDDADVMLAGGAEGAICPLGIAGFAQARALSTNFNDTPEKGSRPYDKDRDGFVMGEGAGVVVLEEYERAKARGAKIYAEVIGYGLSGDAYHVTAPHPEGSGAFRSMEMAMRKSGLSLSDIDYINAHGTSTPLGDELELGAVRRLFGDNIGSLSMSSTKSAIGHLLGGAGAVESIFCILAMRDQIVPPTLNLDNPSDNCAGVDLVPHVAKKRQVRAVLNNSFGFGGTNASLVMKAL, encoded by the coding sequence ATGCGCCGCGTCGTCGTCACCGGTCTTGGCCTCGTCACCCCGCTTGGGGCGGACGTGGAAACTGCTTGGGCCAACATCATCGCCGGCAAATCAGGCGCCGGGCCGATCACGCGCTTCGACGCGTCCGACTATAAGTGCCGCATCGCCTGCGAGGTGAAGCCGGCAGACCATGAATATGGTTTCGACGCTTCAAAGCGGGTCGACCACAAGATCCAGCGTCAGGTCGATCCGTTCATCGTGTACGGCATCGATGCCGCGGGCCAAGCGCTCGAGGATGCGGGCCTGACCGAGATGAGCGAAACCGAGCGGTATCGCGCCGGCTGCTCGATCGGGGCCGGCATCGGCGGCCTGCCCGGCATAGAGAGCGAATCGATCGTTCGCCATGAGAAGGGGCCGGGGCGCGTCAGCCCGCATTTCGTGCACGGGCGCCTGATCAACCTCATCTCGGGGCAGGTCAGCATCAAATACGGCCTGATGGGGCCGAACCATGCGGTGGTCACCGCTTGCTCGACCGGCGCGCATTCGATCGGCGACGCAGCGCGCATGATCGCGATGGACGATGCCGATGTCATGCTGGCCGGTGGCGCAGAGGGTGCGATCTGCCCGCTGGGGATTGCCGGCTTCGCGCAGGCACGGGCACTCAGCACCAACTTCAACGACACGCCGGAGAAGGGCAGCCGTCCGTATGACAAGGACCGCGACGGCTTCGTCATGGGCGAGGGTGCCGGCGTCGTGGTGCTTGAGGAATATGAGCGGGCAAAGGCGCGCGGCGCAAAGATCTACGCCGAGGTGATCGGCTACGGCCTCTCCGGCGACGCCTATCACGTCACAGCGCCGCACCCGGAAGGCTCGGGCGCGTTTCGGTCGATGGAAATGGCGATGCGCAAGAGCGGACTATCGCTTTCCGATATCGACTACATCAATGCGCACGGCACCTCGACGCCGCTCGGCGATGAACTCGAGCTCGGCGCCGTACGCCGGCTGTTCGGCGATAATATCGGCTCGCTGTCCATGTCGTCGACCAAGTCGGCGATTGGCCACCTTCTTGGCGGCGCGGGCGCAGTCGAAAGCATCTTCTGCATTCTCGCCATGCGTGACCAGATCGTCCCGCCGACGCTGAACCTCGACAATCCGAGTGACAATTGCGCAGGAGTCGACCTCGTCCCGCATGTTGCCAAGAAGCGTCAGGTGCGCGCTGTGCTGAACAACAGCTTCGGCTTTGGCGGTACCAACGCTTCGCTGGTCATGAAGGCCCTCTGA